The following nucleotide sequence is from Longimicrobium terrae.
ACGACCACGACCGGGCCATGGCGCGGCTTCAGGCGCTCGGCATCGCCGACTACTTCCTGTACCCGCACATCAACTGGAACGCCAAGGGGCAGAACGTCGAGGCGATCGCCACGGCACTCAACATCGGCCAGGACACGTTCCTGTTCGTGGATGACCAGCCGTTCGAGCGCGAGGAGGTGGCCTTTGCCTGTCCCGCCGTGCGCACGCTGGACGCGGCGGAGCTGGACGGGATGCTGGAGCGGCCGGAGCTGAACCCCGAGTTCATTACCGAGGATAGCAGAAACCGCCGCCGCATGTACCAGGCGGACATCGACCGCGGCCGCGCCGAAGAAACCTTCAACGGCCCGTCCGAGGAGTTTCTGCGCACGCTGGACATGCGCTTCACCCTGGGCCCCTGCACCGAAGCCGACCTGCAGCGAGCGGAGGAGCTGACCGTCCGCACCAACCAGCTGAACACCACGGGGCGCACCTACGGCTACGACGAGCTGAACGCGTTCCGTACCTCTTCGCGACACCTGCTGCTCGTGGCCGGGCTGGACGACCGCTACGGCGGCTACGGCAAGATCGGCCTGGCGCTGGTGGAAAAGACCTCGGACGCGGTGTGGACCCTCAAGCTGCTGCTGATGTCGTGCCGGGTGATGTCGCGCGGCGTGGGAACGATCATGATGAGCCACGTGATGAACGAAGCGCGCGCGGCCGGCGCGCGGCTGCGGGCGGAGTTCAAGCCCAACGGCCGCAACCGGATGATGGAGGTCACCTACCGCTTCGGCGGCTTTCGCGAGGTAGAGCGCGACGGAGACCTGATCGTATTCGAGCACGACCTCGCCGCCGTGCAGCCCTTTCCCGAATTCGTGCGCGTGCACATCACGCGCTGACCTGTTCCGAGTGGATGCAGCCATGAGCACGCACGACATCACCGCCAAGCGGGCCTCCCTTTCCGACGACAAGCGCGCGCTTCTGCAGCGCCGCCTGCGGGGCGAGGCGCCGGCCCTGCGCCCCCGGGAGCTGGTGACCCGCGCCGCCGGGCCCGGCCCCGAGCACCCGGCCAGCTTCGCGCAGGAACGCATGTGGTTCCTGAACGAGTTCGCCCCCGACAGCCCCATGTACAACGTCCCCGTCTCGGTTCTGGTGCAGGCCGACCTGGACGTCGCGCTGCTGGAGCGGGCGTACTCGGAAGTGGTCCGCCGCCACGAATCGCTGCGCACCACCTTTCACATGGGGCCCGACGGCGAGCTGAAGCAGCTCGTGCACGACCCGTTCGAGGTGCGCATCGAAATCATCGAAATGCGCCACCGGGTGGGCGAGGACTTCTCCGCGGACGTCAACGCGCTCGTGTCGGAAGAAGCGGCGCGCACCTTTCGCATGGACACGCTCCCCCTCTTCCGCGTGACGCTGCTGCGCGTCTCGGACGAGGACTACGCGATGGTCATCACGCTGCACCACATCATCATCGACGGGTGGTCATACCCGGTGGTGCTGCGCGAGGTGGTGGACCTGTACGGCGCCTACGCGGAGGGGCGCCCGTCCCCGCTGACCGATCCCACCCTGCGCTACGCGGACTTCGCGGTGTGGCAGCGCCAGTTCCTGACGGGCGAAACGCTGGAAAAGCAGGTGTCGTACTGGCGCGACTCGCTGGCCGGCGGCCCCGTCCTGGAACTGCCCACGGACCACCCCCGTCCCGCGGTGTCCAGCTTTCGCGGCCGGTTCCACCGGTTCCGCTTCGACGCGCGCCTTACGGGCCAGCTCCGCGACCTGTGCCGCGAAGACGCGGTGACGCTCAACATGGTCATCATGGCCGGCTTCTACGTGCTTCTGCACCGCTACAGCGGGCAGGACGACGTGGTGGTGGGCACGCTGCTGGGCAACCGCAGCCGCGCCGAGGTGGAGCAGATCGTGGGCGTGTTCGTCAACACGGCCGCGCTGCGCATGGACCTGAGCGGAAACCCCACCTTTCGCGACGTGGTGCGCCGGACGCGCGACGCCGTGCTGCAGGCGGACGTGCACCAGGACCTGCCGTTCGAAAAGCTGGTGGACCTGCTGGGGATCGAGCGGGACCTGAGCCGCCACCCCGTGTTCCAGGCGCTGTACTTTCACCACACCTTTGTCCGTACGCACCGCGAACTTACGGTGCCGCAGACCCGCGTGGGGCTGGCCACGCGCCCGGTGGACGCGGACCAGGACGTGAGCCTGGTGGACACCGGCGTCGCCAAGTTCGACCTGATGCTGGCCACGGTGGAAACGCTCAGCGGCCTGGGCGCCAAGATGGAGTATTCTACCGATCTGTTCGAGCACGAAACCATCGTGCGGCTGTCCGAGCACCTGCGCACCCTGCTGGATTCCGCTTCCCTTTCGCCCGACACCGGCATCGACGACCTGCCGATGATGGGCGAGGCCGAAGAGCGCACGGTGGCGGAAAGCTGGGCCGCCGGGCCACCGCTGGATGCGCCGATCGCGCCCATCCACGTGCTGTGCGAGGCGCAGGCGGAGCGCACTCCTGACGCCACCGCCGTGGTGGCCGGTACCGAGCGTGTCACCTTTCGTGAGCTGGACAACTGGGCCAACCGCATCGCGGCCGTGCTCGTGGAGCGCGGGGTGAAGCCGGGCGACGTGGTGGGCGTGCGGATGGAGCGCACGGCGGCCATGGTGGCCGCGCTTGTCGGCATCTGGAAGGCGGGTGGCGCGTACCTGCCGCTGGAGCCGGACTACCCCGCGGAGCGCATCGCCTTCATGCGGCAGGACACGGGTGCGGCGCTGGTGATCGTGGATGCCGGCGCGGCGGCGGACGAACTCGCCGTTCCCGCCCGCCCCGCGGCGGGAGAGGTGTTCCCGCGCCCCGACGTGGAGGTGTCGGTGTCGGACCTGGCGTACCTGCTGTTCACCTCCGGGTCCACCGGCCGCCCCAAGGCGGTGGAGATCGAGCACGGCACCACGGCCGCCTACCTGGGCGCCGTCGTCCGTGATCCCGGGCTGGCGGAAAACGACGTGCTGCTCTCCGTCACCACCACCTCGTTCGACATCTCCGTGCTGGAGCTGTTCGGCCCGCTGATCACCGGGGCCCGGCTCGTTCTGGCCTCGCGCGAGGAGGCGACCGACGCGCTCGCACTGGCGCGGATGCTGGAGGCGGAAAAGGTCACCGTCATGCAAGCGACGCCCGCGTCGTGGCGGATGCTGATTCACGCGGGGTGGAACGGGCACCCCGGCCTGCGCGTCCTCTGCGGCGGCGAGGCCCTCACCACCGAACTGGCCGAAGGGCTGCTGGCGCGCGCGGGAGAGGTCA
It contains:
- a CDS encoding HAD-IIIC family phosphatase → MTNETLPADAPASDTRKPPKTVKCVVWDLDHTIWNGILLEDDTVELRPGVAEILRTLDERGILQSVASRNDHDRAMARLQALGIADYFLYPHINWNAKGQNVEAIATALNIGQDTFLFVDDQPFEREEVAFACPAVRTLDAAELDGMLERPELNPEFITEDSRNRRRMYQADIDRGRAEETFNGPSEEFLRTLDMRFTLGPCTEADLQRAEELTVRTNQLNTTGRTYGYDELNAFRTSSRHLLLVAGLDDRYGGYGKIGLALVEKTSDAVWTLKLLLMSCRVMSRGVGTIMMSHVMNEARAAGARLRAEFKPNGRNRMMEVTYRFGGFREVERDGDLIVFEHDLAAVQPFPEFVRVHITR
- a CDS encoding non-ribosomal peptide synthetase, whose translation is MSTHDITAKRASLSDDKRALLQRRLRGEAPALRPRELVTRAAGPGPEHPASFAQERMWFLNEFAPDSPMYNVPVSVLVQADLDVALLERAYSEVVRRHESLRTTFHMGPDGELKQLVHDPFEVRIEIIEMRHRVGEDFSADVNALVSEEAARTFRMDTLPLFRVTLLRVSDEDYAMVITLHHIIIDGWSYPVVLREVVDLYGAYAEGRPSPLTDPTLRYADFAVWQRQFLTGETLEKQVSYWRDSLAGGPVLELPTDHPRPAVSSFRGRFHRFRFDARLTGQLRDLCREDAVTLNMVIMAGFYVLLHRYSGQDDVVVGTLLGNRSRAEVEQIVGVFVNTAALRMDLSGNPTFRDVVRRTRDAVLQADVHQDLPFEKLVDLLGIERDLSRHPVFQALYFHHTFVRTHRELTVPQTRVGLATRPVDADQDVSLVDTGVAKFDLMLATVETLSGLGAKMEYSTDLFEHETIVRLSEHLRTLLDSASLSPDTGIDDLPMMGEAEERTVAESWAAGPPLDAPIAPIHVLCEAQAERTPDATAVVAGTERVTFRELDNWANRIAAVLVERGVKPGDVVGVRMERTAAMVAALVGIWKAGGAYLPLEPDYPAERIAFMRQDTGAALVIVDAGAAADELAVPARPAAGEVFPRPDVEVSVSDLAYLLFTSGSTGRPKAVEIEHGTTAAYLGAVVRDPGLAENDVLLSVTTTSFDISVLELFGPLITGARLVLASREEATDALALARMLEAEKVTVMQATPASWRMLIHAGWNGHPGLRVLCGGEALTTELAEGLLARAGEVINVYGPTECTVWATFFRAQDGGEGILPIGRPIAGARARVLDAALRPTPIGVPGELWISGAGVGRGYHNRPELTAERFVANPFPDGGPRMYRTGDRVRWSSDGQLIFMGRLDTQVKLRGYRIELGEIEATLLRHSSVAQAAALVREDVPGDPRLVAYVVPSAEGEPAGADLRAFLRERLPEYMVPATYVTVDAMPMTTTGKIDRRSLPAPQSETVSDAERIAPRTVVEEMVSDIWTEVLRRDDFGVEDNFFTLGGHSLLATQVLARIAQTFEVEIRIRTFFEHPTIAGVSEAVEGAGSPVLARMVDELADLSPEEIEALLAEAGD